The sequence AATCGTGGTTGTCTTCCCGGCGCCATTCGGTCCAAGAAAGCCGAACACTTCGCCCTCTCCAACCTGAAAAGATACATCAAAAATTCCCTTTCCTCCTCCAAAGTCACGCGAGAGGTGCTCAATTTCTATTACACTCATTATTTTTCTCCTGAAAACCATATTCCTGCAGAACTTCTACTGCCATATCTGCGAACTCTGCATTTGCTCCATAACTAAAATTCCACAGTCCTTCGCCACCACCGGAACCAACGATATCCGCCGTCTGCATCTGCCCGTCATCCGTCAGCATCACTGTCAAACTCGCATAGCTTCCATTTCTCCAATAATATCTCTCAAAACTTAGTAGCATTACAAATGCATTCCCCAATACTTTGTAATCGTCACACACCCGCTCTGCTTTGATTTTTTCTTTTAAATCCTCCCCCAAATCCTTTACACTTTTTCGAATGTTATAACATTCCATTTTCTTCACAACACTTGCCATAAACATCTACCTCTCTCTTACCGCTTGCCCGGAAATACAATAATATTACTCTTCGGTTCTTCCGCAACCATTTCTTTTATCATATGCCCACGCCTCATCACGGTATTCGTATGCTCCCATACATTGTCGATTCTCTGCAATAGCTGTCTCCGCAGCTTTTCATTCGTTGAAACATAATCAAAGTCCATAAATCCTACTTCCAGCACATCCCGAATATGCTCATATGTACCACCGGTGCGGATAATCATCTGAATGGTTTTACAAAGCAATTCTGCCTCGCGCTCTTCTTCATGTCCTTCTTTTATAAAGAAATCCTTCAGTTCCAGCATATATTTGTTAAATGGAAGATAGCCTTTCGTCCCCAAATGTTCAATTTCTTCCTTCGTCGGCTCATAAAACGGACAGCCTCCTTGTCTTTTTTGAAGCTCCTTATACATATTTCCGTCGGTCCAAAGTTTTAAAATCAACTTCTCTCCTCTTAATTCAAAATACTTTTTATTCTCCGGTATCGCTTCACAAAAAGAAATAACTTCAAATAGTTCCTTCTTACTTCCGCCATCTCTCACATACAAATTTATCACTTGTTCAATTGAGCACATACCATATAGTTCCGACAATACATTCAAATACATTAACAGCTTTTTATCCGTGTTAAGACTTTGCTTCCAGATCGTATCACAATTTTTCAAATATGCCTTCCGCACCTCTTCCGGTACACAAACAACTCCTCCATCCCAGTCATAACCGATTCCGATATAGGCGCCTTCCGCCAAATAATCATACTGATGTTCGTTTGATTCAATCCAAACCTGACTCTCGCCGGAATCCAATAATTCTAGCTCCGCTTCGTTCAAATACATAAAATATTTCCTCATCACATCTGCATCAAGAAGTGCACGACACAAAAATTCAACCATCTGCGCCTTTTTATATTGCGAATATCCATGTAAATGATGAAGCTTTGCAATCTCCACCAGATCGCTCTTCCGATATTGACTTAAAATTTCATGTAAGGTAATGCTATCACTCATCTTTCGTGTACCCCCTATTTTTCTTTGTTACCTTTTCTTCAAGTTTTTCTGTAGGTAATCTTCTATATACTTTTGAATATTTCTCTTTTTCTTTCTTTTCCAGGCACTGCTTTACTCTCCACCTATCATCTAATCCATCTAGTCCTTTAATAATCGCTTGCACAATATATGGCATTAACATGATTACAAATGAGATAGCAAACGGCTCAATGCCCCTTTTTGATATGCTTTGTATAATTCCATTGACAATCCATATTGTTGTCCACACTGTTTTGTACGGACAAAATTTTATAAAATAACTTGTCGTTGCTTGTACTAATAAACGCATCGCTACAAAGTAATCTCTGCCCTTTTTTCATGCTATCACTCCTTATATACTTAATCATATCACACCAGTTTTTACAAATCCATCAGAGCTTGTACTTTTTTTCTTTGTATATTATTTTTCGTTTTAAAATATTTTCTCTATTCCCCACGAGGCTCGTGACGCTCCTTAATAAAACATCCTACATGCTCTTTCTATTCAATATGATTAAATATATCTCATGTTGTAGTTTATCGCCGGTTTTACCATCGCCGCGTTGGTCTTTTCTCCCATTTCAATACATCGTAAACGCAAAATAGCGAGTACCTTGACATTTTTAGGCGGCTGCTTTGCAGCCACCGATATTTAAGCTTTGCGGATCCCTGCCGGAAGTTTTTCTGACCAGGGCAGAAGATCTTCCAGAAAAGAACAATCCTTATCATTCATGTGTTTCGGAATCTCTTCCAAGAGATGCTGCACATAATCAAAAGGTTTCAGATTATTGGCTTTTGCAGTTTCTACAATACTGTAAATGATTGCGGAAGATTTGGCTCCATGAATCGTATCGATCATCTGCCAATTCTTTTTTCCAATACAAAAGCCTCGGATTGCCCTTTCGGATGCATTATTATCAATCGGAACATCTCCGTCTGTAAGAAATACCCGGAGATATTTTTCCTGATTTAGTGCATATCTTACGGCATCACCAAATTTGTCCTTTTTAGACACATTTATGGTTTTCAGGTACGAAAAAAAAAGCATCCACAAGAGGTTTGATAACCGCCTGCCGCTGTTTAATCCGTTCATCAGAAGAAAGGGCATTCAGTTTCCCTTCTTCCCGATAGATCGCCTGAATCTGTTTCATCAGAAGAAATGTATTGGATTCCTTTTGATAGGATTTTGGGATCAGCTTTAAGGCTTCATCAAATCTACGGCGACAGTGCACCCAGCATCCGGCAAGGGTATAAAATATTGACACATGATAGGATAATAAACTAAAAGGATAGTCATCTGACGGGCAGTATACTGCCCGTCAACCTTAATACAACATCGAAAATAATCTTTTTATACCATCATCTTTTCATTTCTACGATTTTTTTGTTAGTATTTTCTATATCCATCGTAGTGTTTGTCAAATGAAATCCATGTTTTTGATAAAAAGAAATTGCCTTATCATTTTCTTGAAGTACCCATAAATGATTGGTCTTTAATTCTTTAATTGCAAATTCAATTAATTCTGAGCCTATTCCGCTATTTTGAAAAAAAGGATCAACATATAATTTGCAAATTTCTGTCTCTTTTATTTCCATAAATGCACTTACCAAACCATCATCAAAAACATAAATACTTTCTAAGACTTCATCAAATTTAAAATACTCATCAATTATTGAAATAACTTGCAACTTACTAAATGAATAAATTTTGTCTTTAAATACCGGATAATAATTTGCACGATTATTAAAGACATAGATTTCTCCAATTCTTGATAAATCTTCTCTGCTTGCTTTTCTAATGTTCATATAATAACCCCTTGTCAAATATTTTCAACTTTCTTTGAATAACCAGCCATACTAAGCACTTACGACATCCATTCAAAGCATTAATCTGTCTTTTAATAAAAACTGATTCTTATTATATTCAATGAGTCCATCTTTTTGCATTTTGGAAAGTTCGTTGCACATGGTACTACGGTCAACATTCAAATAATCAGCCAGCTGTTGGCGATTATATGGAATGAGAAAAGAATTCCCTCCAAATTGTTTTACACATTCTGAAAAATAGGACATTAATCTCCCACGTATAGATTTAGAACTGGTATGTTGAATCCTTTGAGAAAGTTGAAGACTTTTATATGCACAAACAGTCAACAAATTTTGTACAAGTTTGGTGTGAAAGATACATGATTTAGAGCAAGTAGTCAGAACACGCCCTACATTCATAAATAATACAGAAGTATCTTCAACTGCAGACACTGTAACCAACATTGGTTGGCCCGGAATACAGGCATATACTTCACCAAATACGGAACCAGGGGCAACATTTCCCAGAACGCTGCTATTTCCCCAAATATCATTGCATGATATCATCACCATGCCTGAGAGAACAATTCCTATATTTTCTGTAATACTTCCTTCAGAAAGAATAACTTCACCTTTTTTGTAGCTGTGTTCCGTGGTGTTAAGGCAGTTCAAAAGACTTGTAATTTCAGTTGTTTCTAACCCACGAAATAGTTGTGTATTAGATAAATTCACATTTTCCTCCTTTTTGTTGTTATAACAACATACTTTCATTATAAATTATATTATAGTAACATTGAAAATACAAGAGAAAGGATGAATTTATAATGATTCGTAAAATTATCCAGATAGATGAAGAAAAATGTAATGGATGTGGAGCTTGTGCTGATGCCTGTCACGAAGGAGCCATTGGTATCGTAGACGGGAAAGCAAAACTCCTGCGCGACGACTATTGCGATGGTTTAGGAGACTGC comes from Coprococcus phoceensis and encodes:
- a CDS encoding DUF6054 family protein — its product is MFMASVVKKMECYNIRKSVKDLGEDLKEKIKAERVCDDYKVLGNAFVMLLSFERYYWRNGSYASLTVMLTDDGQMQTADIVGSGGGEGLWNFSYGANAEFADMAVEVLQEYGFQEKNNECNRN
- a CDS encoding GNAT family N-acetyltransferase — protein: MNIRKASREDLSRIGEIYVFNNRANYYPVFKDKIYSFSKLQVISIIDEYFKFDEVLESIYVFDDGLVSAFMEIKETEICKLYVDPFFQNSGIGSELIEFAIKELKTNHLWVLQENDKAISFYQKHGFHLTNTTMDIENTNKKIVEMKR
- a CDS encoding Crp/Fnr family transcriptional regulator gives rise to the protein MNLSNTQLFRGLETTEITSLLNCLNTTEHSYKKGEVILSEGSITENIGIVLSGMVMISCNDIWGNSSVLGNVAPGSVFGEVYACIPGQPMLVTVSAVEDTSVLFMNVGRVLTTCSKSCIFHTKLVQNLLTVCAYKSLQLSQRIQHTSSKSIRGRLMSYFSECVKQFGGNSFLIPYNRQQLADYLNVDRSTMCNELSKMQKDGLIEYNKNQFLLKDRLML